CCCAGCACCTCGGAGTACATCCGCCGCAGCACGTCCGGCTCGTTGCGGCCGGCCACGCCCGCAACGTGCGCGAGGCGCGACAGGGGCGTGAACGTGCCGCCGCCGAAGTCCATGATGTAGAACTGCACCTCGGCCGGCGTGTGGGTGAGGGCCAGGCCGGTCACGATCGATCGGGCCAAGGTGGACTTGCCGCTGCGGCCACCGCCGACGATGCCCACGTGACCGCCGGCGCCGGACAGATCCATCTCGAGCACCTCGCGGCGCTGCTCGAGCGGGCGATCCACGAGCGCCAGCGGGAAGCGCAGCGGCCCGCGCGCCCGCCACGACGGCGAGATCAGCCCGAGGTTCGGGTCCTCGCGCAGGTCGCCGAAGAGCTGGTCGAACGTCGGCGGCGTCTCCAGCGGCGGCAGCCACACCTGGTGCGCGGGCGGGCCCTGCCCCTTCATGCGCTGCACCGCGATGTCGAACGTGACGCGGGTCTCGGCCGGCTCGCTCGGATCGACGTCGGGCTCGGGATCGTCGGCCGCCTGCGTGGGGGCGATCACGGGGGCGGCGGTGAACTGGCGCACCGAGATGTCGCGGATGGTCTCGTCGGCGCCGCGCGTCGCGCGACGGCGGGCCTTCGGCGGGGCCGAGACGTAGGCCGCGCGGAACTGGGTAAGCGTGGTCGCGTCGGACTTGAGGATGCCGTGACCGCCGCCGCCCGGCAGCTCGAACGCGTCGGGCACGCCGATGACGGCGCGCGAGTCGGCCGCCGAGAACGTCTTCAGGCCGATCCGGTACGACAGGTGCGAGTCGAGGCCGCGCAGCTTGCCCTCCTCGAGGCGCTGCGTCGACAGCAGCAGGTGCATCTGCAGCGAGCGGCCGAGGCGTCCGATCGCGACGAAGAGCTCGGTGAAGTCGGGCTTGGCCGCGAGCAGCTCCGAGAACTCGTCGGCGACGATGAACAGCGCGGGAAGGGGCGCGAGATCGGTGCGGCCGCCCTTGCGCGCCTTCTCGTAGTCGGCCACGTTGGCGAAGTTGCCGGCGTCGCGCAGCAGCTCCTGCCGCCGCACCATCTCGCCGGTGATCGCGTCCTGCATGCGGTCGACGAGCGTCAGGTCGTCGCCGAGGTTGGTGATCACGGCCGCCACGTGCGGCATGTCGGCCATGCCGGCGAACGTCGCGCCGCCCTTGAAGTCGACGAGCACGAAGTTGAGGGCCTCGGACGAGTGCGTCATGGCGAGGGCCAGCACGAGCGTGCGCAGCACCTCGGACTTGCCCGAACCGGTGGCGCCGATGAGCATGCCGTGTGGGCCCATACCCTGCTGCGCCGATTCCTTGATGTCGAGGATCATCGGCTGGCCCGACGCGGTCAGGCCGATCGGCACCCGCAGGCGGTCGCGCGCGTTGCGGGGCCGCCACGCGATCTCCGGGTCGAAGTCGCGCACGTCGGGCAGGCCGAGCAGGTCGGTCAGCTCGGCCGAGACGGCCTTCTTGGGGCCGGTGCCCTCCTCCTCCTGCACCTCGAGCAGCGGGGTGAGGCGGCGGGCGGTGGCCTCGGCCACGCTCACGCTGATCCGGTCGGGGATCGCCAGGTGCGGCGACGCGCCACGGCGCGCGATGTGCATGATCTCCTGCCCCCGCACGTCCGACAGCAGGAACCGCAGCGTGTAGGGGTCGGACAGCTCGTCCCACTCCTGGGGCAGGTCCAGCACGGTCACGCCCTGCAGGCCGTCCTCCGACATGAGCGGGTGGTCCGCGGGGACGTGCCCGCCGTCGATCACGAGCAGCAGGTGGCGCTCGGTGGTGGCCGTGCCGGGCGAGAAGCGCGGGCGCTCGGCGATCCCCGCGTCGACGAGGCCCTCGATGTCGGCCCACGTCTCGCCGACGAGCCGGGCCTGTCCCACGGCGTCGCGCTCGCGCGACGAGTGGGCGTGCGGCAGCCACTTCATCCACTCCCAGTACGGGAGCGCGTCGGGGTCGGCGAGCACCGCGATCTGCAGCTGCTCGGGGTGCACGAACGTGGCCAGGTGCGCGATCATGGCGCGGGCCAGGCCGCGGGCGCGGGCCTCGGGCCCGGCGATCTCCATGCGGCAGGTCGAG
This genomic interval from Microbacterium sediminis contains the following:
- the eccCa gene encoding type VII secretion protein EccCa; protein product: MTAPTKRPPQAPPGGQLVLQPPPELPKPEGMSNTLMMALPMVGSMGAIALMSFNQGGDPTRTYLMGGMFLFMALAMVGGNIWRQKATHSENVLNVRREYLAYLAETRETVRETARRQREFSEYVLPDPAALPFIVEEGSRVWERHADQIDRYVVRIGRSAQPLSLDLEEAPVPALAQLDPVSASAAHRFVLTHEVQPDLPHAVDMLSTCRMEIAGPEARARGLARAMIAHLATFVHPEQLQIAVLADPDALPYWEWMKWLPHAHSSRERDAVGQARLVGETWADIEGLVDAGIAERPRFSPGTATTERHLLLVIDGGHVPADHPLMSEDGLQGVTVLDLPQEWDELSDPYTLRFLLSDVRGQEIMHIARRGASPHLAIPDRISVSVAEATARRLTPLLEVQEEEGTGPKKAVSAELTDLLGLPDVRDFDPEIAWRPRNARDRLRVPIGLTASGQPMILDIKESAQQGMGPHGMLIGATGSGKSEVLRTLVLALAMTHSSEALNFVLVDFKGGATFAGMADMPHVAAVITNLGDDLTLVDRMQDAITGEMVRRQELLRDAGNFANVADYEKARKGGRTDLAPLPALFIVADEFSELLAAKPDFTELFVAIGRLGRSLQMHLLLSTQRLEEGKLRGLDSHLSYRIGLKTFSAADSRAVIGVPDAFELPGGGGHGILKSDATTLTQFRAAYVSAPPKARRRATRGADETIRDISVRQFTAAPVIAPTQAADDPEPDVDPSEPAETRVTFDIAVQRMKGQGPPAHQVWLPPLETPPTFDQLFGDLREDPNLGLISPSWRARGPLRFPLALVDRPLEQRREVLEMDLSGAGGHVGIVGGGRSGKSTLARSIVTGLALTHTPAEVQFYIMDFGGGTFTPLSRLAHVAGVAGRNEPDVLRRMYSEVLGIINAREQYFTANRIDSIETYRRWRAEGRVDDGYGDIFLVVDGWPTLRAEFDEMEFQIQALAARGLTFGLHIIATTSRWMDFRTQIRDTFGSKLELRLGDPTDSEINRQVAKNVPAERPGRGLTMSAHHMIGALPRIDGVADDASLSEGVEHLIARVGAAWKGRPGPKLRLLPEMLGLDELRARATDARLQSSLLLGIDEAGLAPVGFDPRADSHLYLFGDSGSGKTSFLRGIASEVRRIYTPKQAQIFIVDYRRALLAEVPEEYLAGYFTTADQATSELAGLAEYLKTRMPGPDVTPQQLRDRSWWSGAEAFVLVDDYDLVATASGNPLASLQPLLAQASDVGLHLIFTRRIGGASRSLYEPVTQTLRDLAAPGILLSGPAEEGQLIGNARPRPAVPGRAQFISRDRGNVVLQLAYSPPTV